The following are encoded together in the Elusimicrobiota bacterium genome:
- a CDS encoding acyltransferase produces MARTVKCGLIQTSCDWQIPKHSLSDIKKRMIKKHVPLIEKAGRQGVQILALQEIFYGPYFCAEQHPQWYETAEPVPGPTTELMQKLAKKHKMAIVVPLYETPSTGTYYNTAVVIDADGKILGKYRKNHIPHCAPGFWEKYYFKPGNLGYPVFQTKYAKVGVYICYDRHFPDGARILGLNGAEIVFNPSATVAGLSEYLWRLEQPAHCVANQYFIGAINRVGREKPWEIGEFYGQSYFCDPRGQIQAMGPRDRDALVTAELDLDQILEVRKVWQFFRDRRPETYQELVQQLP; encoded by the coding sequence ATGGCACGAACGGTGAAATGCGGCCTCATCCAGACCTCCTGCGATTGGCAGATTCCCAAGCACTCGCTCTCAGACATCAAGAAGAGGATGATCAAGAAGCACGTCCCCTTGATCGAAAAAGCGGGCAGGCAAGGCGTCCAGATCTTGGCCCTGCAGGAGATCTTCTACGGCCCCTATTTCTGCGCCGAGCAGCACCCCCAATGGTACGAGACCGCAGAGCCAGTTCCGGGCCCGACCACCGAGCTCATGCAGAAGCTCGCCAAGAAGCACAAGATGGCGATCGTCGTTCCGCTTTACGAGACTCCATCCACCGGCACCTATTACAACACGGCCGTGGTGATAGACGCCGACGGTAAAATCCTCGGCAAGTACCGCAAGAACCACATCCCGCACTGCGCCCCCGGGTTTTGGGAGAAATACTATTTCAAGCCGGGAAACCTGGGCTATCCCGTTTTCCAGACCAAATACGCCAAGGTGGGAGTCTACATCTGCTACGACCGCCATTTCCCGGACGGGGCCCGCATCCTGGGCCTCAACGGCGCCGAGATCGTCTTCAACCCCTCCGCCACCGTGGCCGGGCTCTCGGAATATCTTTGGAGGCTCGAGCAGCCCGCGCACTGCGTGGCCAACCAGTACTTCATCGGGGCCATCAACCGCGTGGGGCGTGAGAAGCCCTGGGAGATCGGGGAGTTCTACGGCCAGTCCTACTTCTGCGACCCGCGCGGGCAGATCCAGGCCATGGGCCCCCGCGACCGCGACGCTTTGGTGACAGCGGAGCTGGACCTCGACCAAATCCTCGAGGTGCGCAAGGTCTGGCAATTCTTCCGCGACCGAAGGCCGGAGACGTACCAAGAGCTCGTCCAGCAGCTGCCATAA
- a CDS encoding NCS1 family nucleobase:cation symporter-1 yields MIEALLDQEIREHAGDLSHSPYWNPDIAATRKGERTWAMKDICVLWISMCACVPTYMLASSLIAEGMNWWQAVLTIFLGNCIVLVPMVLNAHAGTKYGIPFPVYCRPAFGILGANIPALLRALVACGWFGIQAWIGGWAIFKLCAIYLPGLEAWPHGFFGISLPQLACFLFFWGLNMYVIYRGVESIRFLLNIKAPLLILLGLALLTWAYLQAGGFGPMFAAPSAFAPGGPKAGQFWSFFFPALTGMIGFWATLSLNIPDFTRYAKSQKAQILGQALGLPATMGLFSFIGVAVTSATVVIYGESIWDPVILLAKFKNPLVLAVSLVSLGIATLATNIAANVVSPANDLANLWPRRIDFRKGGYITGVVGILMQPWKLVADPSGYIFKWLVAYSSLLGSIGGILICDYFLIRRCHLSLPELYEPSGRYWYRNGFNTKAILALILGILPLIPGFLGTIGALEARPFWVTLYHYAWFISFGISFAVYALVMKREKV; encoded by the coding sequence ATGATCGAGGCTTTACTGGACCAGGAAATCCGCGAGCATGCGGGGGATCTTTCCCACTCGCCTTACTGGAACCCGGACATCGCGGCCACCAGGAAGGGGGAGCGGACCTGGGCCATGAAGGACATTTGCGTCCTCTGGATCTCCATGTGCGCCTGCGTGCCGACCTATATGCTCGCCTCCTCCTTGATCGCCGAGGGCATGAATTGGTGGCAGGCGGTGCTCACGATATTTCTCGGCAACTGCATAGTCCTGGTCCCCATGGTCTTGAACGCCCACGCCGGGACCAAGTACGGGATTCCATTCCCCGTGTACTGCCGGCCGGCCTTCGGGATCCTCGGGGCCAACATCCCGGCTCTCCTTCGGGCCTTGGTGGCCTGCGGTTGGTTCGGGATACAGGCCTGGATCGGGGGCTGGGCCATTTTCAAGCTCTGCGCCATTTACCTCCCCGGCCTGGAGGCCTGGCCCCATGGCTTCTTCGGCATCAGCCTGCCGCAGCTCGCCTGTTTCCTGTTTTTTTGGGGGCTCAACATGTACGTGATTTATAGGGGAGTGGAATCAATCAGATTTCTCCTTAACATAAAAGCTCCCCTACTCATCCTACTGGGGTTGGCGCTTCTTACATGGGCCTACCTCCAAGCCGGAGGCTTCGGGCCGATGTTCGCGGCCCCATCCGCCTTCGCTCCCGGGGGCCCCAAGGCCGGCCAATTCTGGTCCTTCTTCTTTCCGGCGCTCACGGGCATGATCGGCTTCTGGGCGACCCTCTCCTTGAACATCCCGGATTTCACCCGCTACGCCAAGTCGCAAAAGGCCCAGATCCTGGGCCAGGCCTTGGGCCTTCCCGCGACCATGGGCCTTTTTTCCTTCATAGGGGTCGCCGTCACCTCGGCCACCGTGGTCATCTATGGAGAAAGCATCTGGGACCCGGTGATCCTTCTCGCCAAATTCAAAAATCCGCTGGTCCTAGCCGTGTCCCTGGTCTCGCTCGGCATCGCCACCTTGGCCACCAATATCGCGGCCAACGTGGTGAGCCCCGCCAATGACCTGGCCAACCTATGGCCGCGGCGCATCGACTTTCGCAAGGGAGGCTACATCACCGGGGTCGTCGGCATACTCATGCAGCCCTGGAAGCTGGTGGCCGATCCCTCCGGCTATATTTTCAAATGGCTGGTGGCTTATTCCTCCCTTCTCGGCTCCATCGGGGGAATACTGATCTGCGACTATTTCCTGATCCGCCGCTGTCATTTAAGCCTTCCCGAGCTTTACGAGCCCTCGGGCCGCTATTGGTACAGGAACGGCTTCAATACCAAAGCGATTCTCGCCCTTATCCTCGGCATACTGCCCTTGATCCCGGGTTTTCTAGGAACTATCGGCGCGCTCGAGGCTCGCCCATTCTGGGTCACACTTTACCACTACGCATGGTTTATCAGCTTCGGGATTTCATTCGCGGTTTACGCGCTCGTCATGAAACGGGAGAAAGTATGA
- the hydA gene encoding dihydropyrimidinase, which produces MSYDLVIKGGTVLTASDCYVADIAVKDGRIAAIGGIAPNGGEVIDASGAVAVPGGIDVHTHFDMPFGGTTTADDFTSGSLGAVFGGTTSVIDFAIQKKGEALAKALDLWHEKAQGKSAVDYSFHMIVTDLPEKRLGEMDQMVKEGISTFKLFMAYPGVFMSDDATIFRAMLRTKENGGMICMHAENGGVIDVLVQKALARGEIEPKHHALTRPMSAEAEATRRAIALAEMAGVPLYIVHLSAGDAMEEVRRARERELPIFAETCPQYLYLSYEDYERPGFEGAKFVMSPPLRPKGNEGRLWKGLAQNALQVVSTDHCSFCMKPKDKKPGKDLGLKDFSKIPNGAPGVETRMLLLWDAVQKGRLTPNRFVDITSTTPAKLFGLYPRKGSIAPGADADIVLIDPKKSHTFSAKSHHIKADYNPYEGTTVKGSIRDVFVRGTRMVERDRFLGKTSHGRFLRRVARSFN; this is translated from the coding sequence ATGAGCTACGATCTGGTCATCAAGGGCGGCACGGTTCTCACGGCCTCGGACTGCTACGTCGCCGACATCGCGGTCAAGGATGGAAGAATCGCCGCCATAGGGGGTATCGCTCCCAATGGCGGCGAAGTCATTGACGCTTCCGGGGCCGTGGCCGTGCCGGGCGGCATAGACGTCCACACCCATTTCGACATGCCCTTCGGGGGCACCACCACCGCGGACGATTTCACCTCCGGCTCCTTGGGCGCGGTTTTCGGCGGGACCACCTCGGTCATAGACTTCGCCATCCAGAAGAAGGGGGAGGCCCTGGCCAAGGCTTTGGACCTCTGGCATGAAAAAGCCCAAGGGAAAAGCGCGGTGGATTACTCCTTCCACATGATCGTCACCGATCTCCCGGAGAAACGCTTGGGCGAGATGGACCAAATGGTGAAGGAGGGCATTTCCACCTTCAAGCTGTTCATGGCCTACCCCGGGGTCTTCATGTCCGACGACGCCACGATTTTCAGGGCGATGCTGCGCACCAAGGAGAACGGCGGCATGATATGCATGCACGCCGAGAACGGGGGGGTTATAGACGTCCTCGTCCAAAAAGCCCTGGCCCGGGGAGAGATCGAGCCCAAGCACCACGCGCTCACCAGGCCCATGTCGGCTGAGGCCGAGGCCACCCGCCGGGCCATCGCCTTGGCCGAGATGGCCGGGGTCCCGCTTTACATCGTGCACCTTTCCGCCGGGGACGCCATGGAAGAGGTGCGCCGGGCCCGGGAGAGGGAACTCCCTATTTTCGCCGAGACCTGCCCCCAGTATCTCTATCTCTCCTACGAGGACTACGAAAGGCCGGGCTTCGAGGGGGCCAAATTCGTGATGTCCCCGCCGCTCCGGCCCAAGGGCAACGAGGGTAGGCTCTGGAAGGGTCTGGCCCAGAACGCGCTCCAGGTTGTCTCGACCGACCACTGCTCCTTCTGCATGAAGCCCAAGGACAAGAAGCCAGGCAAGGATCTAGGCCTCAAGGATTTCTCGAAGATCCCCAATGGAGCGCCCGGGGTGGAGACGCGCATGCTCCTCCTCTGGGACGCGGTGCAAAAGGGGCGCCTTACCCCCAACCGCTTCGTCGACATCACGTCCACCACCCCGGCCAAGCTCTTCGGGCTTTACCCGCGCAAGGGCTCCATCGCGCCCGGGGCCGACGCCGACATCGTCTTGATAGACCCCAAGAAAAGCCACACCTTCTCCGCGAAAAGCCACCATATCAAGGCCGACTACAACCCCTACGAGGGGACGACCGTCAAGGGCTCCATCCGTGACGTCTTCGTTCGGGGGACCCGCATGGTGGAGCGCGACCGATTTCTAGGCAAGACCAGCCACGGCCGGTTCCTGCGCCGGGTGGCCCGATCCTTCAATTAG
- a CDS encoding aldehyde dehydrogenase family protein — protein sequence MELKQHIGGQWLAGSGEREIISVNPADTRDVVARFRGADKSDAAKALDAAQKAFPSWRGTPPPNRGRILAKAAQLCRERQGELAALMTREEGKILSEAKGELDKGITLMEWFAGEGLRLGGVSMPSELSKNFLYTLRQPLGVVSVITPWNFPFAIPAWKLAPALVAGNAVVFKPASLVPAMAAKIVEIFEEAGLPPGVLNLLMGSGSAVGDILVSDPRVKAVSFTGSNEIGASVHGICGRRGIKTTCEMGGKNPAVIWEDADLDLALGGIMKGAFGSTGQRCTATSRLILHKKIAAPFLDMLLVEMRKIKVGDGMDPAVGMGPAVDKNQLKTDLDYIEIGQKEGARLVYGGRRLSEGSLSHGYFVEPTLFTGVQPSMRLFKEEVFGPVLAVTEASSFEEAIHLSNAVDFGLTSAIYTQDLTLAMRFVDEIEAGMVHVNSPTIGGEAQVPFGGVKGSGVGEREMSKEGLHFFTEQKTVFLDYTGQRRQSNLY from the coding sequence CTGGAGCTCAAGCAGCACATCGGGGGACAGTGGCTCGCCGGCAGCGGCGAGCGGGAAATTATTTCCGTGAACCCGGCCGATACGCGGGATGTCGTGGCCCGGTTTCGCGGGGCCGATAAAAGCGACGCCGCCAAAGCCCTGGACGCGGCGCAAAAGGCCTTTCCAAGCTGGAGGGGCACTCCGCCCCCGAACCGGGGGCGGATACTGGCCAAGGCCGCGCAGCTATGCCGCGAGCGCCAGGGCGAATTGGCGGCTCTCATGACCAGGGAAGAAGGCAAGATCCTAAGCGAGGCCAAGGGCGAGCTGGACAAGGGCATCACCTTGATGGAGTGGTTCGCAGGCGAGGGCCTGCGCCTGGGCGGGGTGAGCATGCCCTCGGAGCTTTCCAAGAACTTCCTCTACACGCTCCGGCAACCACTTGGAGTGGTGAGCGTCATCACCCCCTGGAATTTTCCCTTCGCCATCCCGGCCTGGAAGCTTGCCCCGGCTTTGGTCGCGGGCAACGCCGTGGTGTTCAAACCCGCCTCCTTGGTCCCGGCCATGGCCGCGAAAATCGTCGAGATATTCGAGGAGGCCGGGCTTCCCCCCGGGGTCTTGAACCTGCTCATGGGCTCTGGCTCGGCCGTGGGCGACATCCTGGTGTCGGACCCCCGGGTGAAGGCCGTCTCCTTCACCGGCTCCAACGAGATCGGCGCCAGCGTGCACGGCATCTGCGGCCGCCGGGGAATCAAGACCACCTGCGAGATGGGGGGCAAGAACCCGGCCGTCATCTGGGAAGACGCGGACCTGGATTTGGCCTTGGGCGGTATCATGAAGGGGGCCTTCGGCTCCACCGGCCAGCGCTGCACGGCCACCAGCCGCCTCATCCTGCACAAGAAAATAGCCGCGCCCTTCTTGGACATGCTCCTGGTCGAGATGAGGAAAATCAAGGTGGGCGACGGCATGGACCCCGCCGTGGGCATGGGCCCGGCGGTGGACAAAAATCAACTGAAGACCGATCTCGACTACATCGAGATCGGTCAAAAGGAGGGAGCCCGTTTGGTTTACGGCGGCCGCAGGCTTTCCGAAGGAAGCTTGAGCCATGGCTATTTTGTCGAGCCCACTCTGTTTACCGGCGTTCAGCCTTCGATGCGCCTCTTCAAAGAAGAAGTGTTCGGGCCAGTCTTAGCGGTCACGGAAGCTTCATCTTTTGAGGAGGCCATACATCTGTCCAACGCCGTGGACTTCGGCCTCACCTCCGCCATTTATACCCAGGACCTGACCCTGGCCATGCGCTTCGTGGACGAGATCGAGGCCGGCATGGTCCACGTCAACAGCCCCACCATCGGGGGGGAGGCCCAGGTCCCCTTCGGCGGGGTCAAGGGCTCCGGGGTGGGCGAGCGCGAGATGTCCAAGGAAGGCCTGCACTTCTTCACCGAGCAGAAGACGGTCTTCCTCGACTACACCGGCCAGCGCCGGCAGTCCAATCTCTACTGA